A DNA window from Vigna angularis cultivar LongXiaoDou No.4 chromosome 1, ASM1680809v1, whole genome shotgun sequence contains the following coding sequences:
- the LOC108340792 gene encoding protein SMALL AUXIN UP-REGULATED RNA 12, which translates to MAIRKSTKLPQAEVIKQIVRRCSSFGKKQGYDEEGLPEDVPKGHFAVYVGENRTRYIVPISWLAHPQFQTLLQRAEEEFGFNHDMGLTIPCDEVVFEFLTSMIRS; encoded by the coding sequence ATGGCCATAAGAAAATCCACTAAGCTACCGCAAGCAGAAGTGATAAAGCAAATAGTGAGAAGGTGTTCGAGTTTTGGAAAGAAACAGGGATACGATGAAGAGGGTCTTCCAGAAGATGTGCCAAAAGGGCACTTTGCAGTGTATGTTGGTGAAAACAGGACAAGATATATTGTCCCAATTTCATGGTTGGCTCATCCACAGTTTCAAACTCTTCTCCAAAGAGCTGAAGAGGAGTTTGGCTTCAATCATGATATGGGCCTTACCATCCCATGTGATGAAGTTGTTTTTGAGTTTCTTACCTCAATGATTAGATCATAA
- the LOC108332143 gene encoding COP9 signalosome complex subunit 8: MDFSSLRATLDSKSYDKVADVCDNLMLQVAADGIAYQDDWPYAIHLLAHFYVHDINSARFLWKSIPSSIKESQPEVTAVWKICQKLWLRDYGGVHEAIRGFDWSQDVQGLVAAFSELYTKEMFQLLLSAYSTISIKDTALFLGMNEDDATNYVLQQGWTVDPASQMLIVKKQPVVTEQKLDHSKLQRLTEYVFHLEH, translated from the exons ATGGATTTCTCTTCGTTGAGAGCTACGTTGGATTCGAAGTCGTACGACAAAGTAGCGGATGTATGCGATAACCTAATGCTTCAG GTTGCAGCTGATGGCATTGCTTACCAGGACGATTGGCCCTACGccattcacctcctcgcgcacTTTTATGTTCACGACAT CAACAGTGCACGCTTTCTTTGGAAATCAATACCTTCGTCAATCAAAGAAAGCCAGCCTGAAGTCACCGCGGTTTGGAAAATCTGTCAGAAGCTTTGGTTACGTGACTATGGAGGAGTGCACGAGGCAATCCGTGGCTTTGATTGGAGTCAGGATGTCCAAGGCCTAGTTGCTGCATTTTCAG AACTTTACACAAAGGAGATGTTCCAGCTGCTTCTCTCTGCTTATTCAACAATAAGTATTAAAGACACTGCTTTATTTCTGGGAATGAATGAGGATGATGCTACAAATT ATGTACTACAGCAAGGCTGGACTGTCGACCCTGCTTCTCAGATGCTTATTGTAAAGAAGCAACCTGTTGTGACTGAGCAGAAACTTGATCATAGTAAATTGCAGCGATTGACGGAATATGTCTTCCATCTTGAGCATTGA